From the Methanocaldococcus fervens AG86 genome, the window GAAGTTATTGACACGTCAATCGAAGAAGTAGCTAAAGAAAATGGTATATACTACCCTGAAAGAGAATATGAACCATTAGGTTTTGTTGTAGGTAATGGAGATTTAATTGAGGGTTTTGAAGAAGCTGTTATAGGTATGGAAGTTGGAGAAGAAAAAACTGTAACAATCCCTCCTGAAAAAGGTTACGGGTTTAGGGATGAAAAGTTAATTCAAGAAATCCCTAAGGAAATGTTTGCTGGTGCAGATTTTGAGCCAGAAGAAGGAATGTTAATCTTAGCAAGCGGAGTTCCTGCTAAGATAATAAAAGTTACAGACAATACAGTAACTTTAGATTTCAACCACGAGCTTGCTGGAAAAGAATTAACATTCACAATAAAAGTATGTGAAGTCCAGCCAGCTGAGCAATAACTACCTTTTTTAAATTTTTAAAACTAATTATATCTATTTTTCTTCAGATTTTAAATGTTATTTTAATCGTTTTATTTTTTTATTTCTTCATTTTTAATCTCATGTTTTAAAAAAGCGTTTTAACTACCTAAAAATTTATATAGGATTGTTAATTTTATCATTATTTACGATTCCTTTATGATAAAAAATATTAAATAAATGAAGATAATACTAAATAAACACAAACAAATTTACTGACTTGAATTTTTAACGTTTTTTTTGGTGATTGGATGAAAGGTGCTGAGGCAATTATAAAGGCATTAGAAGCTGAAGGAGTTAAGATTATATTTGGTTATCCAGGAGGAGCGATGCTACCTTTTTATGATGCACTATATGATAGCGATTTAATCCATATACTAACGAGGCATGAGCAGGCAGCAGCACATGCAGCAGATGGATTTGCGAGAGCAAGTGGAGAAGCAGGGGTTTGTGTTTCTACATCTGGGCCGGGAGCTACGAATTTAGTTACGGGGGTAGCGACTGCTTATGCAGATTCGTCACCAGTTATTGCTTTAACAGGACAAGTTCCAACTAAATTAATAGGGAATGATGCATTTCAAGAGATTGATGCTCTCGGTTTATTTATGCCAATAACAAAACACAACTTTCAAATAAAAAGACCAGAAGAAATTCCTGAAACATTTAGAGCTGCTTTTGAAATTGCAACTACTGGGAGACCTGGACCAGTTCATATCGATATCCCAAAAGATGTGCAAGATGGAGAGATTGATATTGAAAAATACCCAATCCCGGCAAAGGTTGATTTGCCCGGCTACAAACCAAAAACTGTGGGGCATCCTTTACAGATAAAAAAAGCCGCTAAGTTAATAGCTGAGGCAGAGAGACCTGTAATTTTGGCTGGTGGGGGAGTTATAATTAGTGGAGCCTCAGAAGAGTTAATGAGATTAGCTGAATTTGCTAAAATCCCAGTTTGCACTACCTTAATGGGTAAAGGAAGTTTTCCAGAAGACCATCCTTTAGCTTTGGGAATGATTGGAATGCATGGAACTAAGGCTGCAAATTATGCAGTCACAGAATGTGATGTTTTAATAGCTATTGGATGTAGGTTTTCAGATAGAGTTACTGGTGATGTTAGATATTTCGCCCCAGAAGCAAAAATAATACATATTGATATAGACCCTGCTGAAATTGGTAAAAATGTTAGGGCAGATATACCAATAGTTGGAGATGCAAAAAATGTTTTAAAAGATTTATTGGCTGCATTAATTGCTTTGGAAATTAAAGATAAAGGAGCATGGCTTGAGAGAATTTATGAGTTAAAAAAGATATCAATTCCAATGATGGACTTTGACGACAAGCCAATAAAACCACAGAGATTTGTTAAAGATTTGATGGAAGTTTTAGGGGAGATTGACCCAAAACTAAAAAATACAATTGTAACAACAGATGTTGGTCAAAATCAGATGTGGATGGCTCATTTCTTTAAAACAAAGATGCCAAGAAGCTTTTTAGCTTCCGGTGGTTTGGGGACCATGGGCTTTGGATTTCCAGCAGCAATTGGGGCAAAAGTAGCTAAGCCATATGCAAACGTTATATCAATTACAGGGGATGGAGGATTTTTAATGAATTCTCAAGAGTTGGCAACAATTAGCGAGTATGATATCCCGGTTGTTGTATGTATATTTGACAATAGAACGTTGGGAATGGTTTATCAGTGGCAAAATCTTTATTATGGGCAGAGGCAGAGTGAGGTTCATTTAGGGGAGAGCCCGGACTTTGTAAAATTAGCTGAAAGTTATGGAGTTAAAGCTGATAGAATAACAAGCCCAGACGAAATTAAAGAGAAGTTAAAAGAGGCGATATTAAGTAATGAACCATACCTCTTAGATGTCGTTATAGACCCTGCCGAAGCTTTGCCAATGGTTCCACCAGGAGGAAGGCTAACAAATATAGTTCAGCCAGTTAGAGTAGAGCCAAAGATTAAAAAGGCAGAGTTTGAAGAGATTAAAAAAATAAGAGAAATGGCTTCTGTTAAAGAGCTCTAAGTTAGTATTTTAATTTAAATTTTAACTCTTTTTTGATTTTTAGATTTAAAGTATAAGGAGGGGATTTAATGAAAGTAGAATTCATGCAGGGAAACCAGGCATGTGCAAAAGGGGCTATAAAGGCAGGATGTAGATTTTTTGCTGGTTATCCAATAACCCCTTCTACAGAGATAGCTGAGGCAATGGCGAGAGAATTGCCAAAGGTTGGAGGCTATTACATTCAAATGGAGGACGAAATAGGAAGTATAGCAGCGGTTATTGGTGCGAGCTGGGGAGGATTAAAATCAATGACTGCCACATCTGGACCTGGATTCAGCTTAATGCAGGAAAATATGGGATTTGCATACATGACAGAAACGCCATGTGTAATCGTCAATGTTCAAAGAGGGGGGCCGTCAACAGGACAGCCGACTTCAGCCTCTCAAGGAGACATGATGCAGTGTAGATGGGGAAGTCATGGGGATTATGAGGTTATAGCTTTAGCTCCAAGTTCTGTTCAAGAGATGTATGATTTTACAATAATGGCGTTTAACTATGCTGAAAAATACAGAATTCCAGTTTTTGTAATGGCTGATGAAATAGTTGGGCACATGAGGGAAAAAGTAATCTTACATGATAATATAGAGATAATAGAAAGAAAAAAACCGGAAGAAAAGCCATGCAAAAATCCATATCCTTTTGATGTTGATGTTCCACCAATGCCTGTC encodes:
- a CDS encoding FKBP-type peptidyl-prolyl cis-trans isomerase, translated to MIKKGDYVKVDYILVVDGEVIDTSIEEVAKENGIYYPEREYEPLGFVVGNGDLIEGFEEAVIGMEVGEEKTVTIPPEKGYGFRDEKLIQEIPKEMFAGADFEPEEGMLILASGVPAKIIKVTDNTVTLDFNHELAGKELTFTIKVCEVQPAEQ
- a CDS encoding acetolactate synthase large subunit; translated protein: MKGAEAIIKALEAEGVKIIFGYPGGAMLPFYDALYDSDLIHILTRHEQAAAHAADGFARASGEAGVCVSTSGPGATNLVTGVATAYADSSPVIALTGQVPTKLIGNDAFQEIDALGLFMPITKHNFQIKRPEEIPETFRAAFEIATTGRPGPVHIDIPKDVQDGEIDIEKYPIPAKVDLPGYKPKTVGHPLQIKKAAKLIAEAERPVILAGGGVIISGASEELMRLAEFAKIPVCTTLMGKGSFPEDHPLALGMIGMHGTKAANYAVTECDVLIAIGCRFSDRVTGDVRYFAPEAKIIHIDIDPAEIGKNVRADIPIVGDAKNVLKDLLAALIALEIKDKGAWLERIYELKKISIPMMDFDDKPIKPQRFVKDLMEVLGEIDPKLKNTIVTTDVGQNQMWMAHFFKTKMPRSFLASGGLGTMGFGFPAAIGAKVAKPYANVISITGDGGFLMNSQELATISEYDIPVVVCIFDNRTLGMVYQWQNLYYGQRQSEVHLGESPDFVKLAESYGVKADRITSPDEIKEKLKEAILSNEPYLLDVVIDPAEALPMVPPGGRLTNIVQPVRVEPKIKKAEFEEIKKIREMASVKEL
- a CDS encoding 2-oxoacid:acceptor oxidoreductase subunit alpha; protein product: MKVEFMQGNQACAKGAIKAGCRFFAGYPITPSTEIAEAMARELPKVGGYYIQMEDEIGSIAAVIGASWGGLKSMTATSGPGFSLMQENMGFAYMTETPCVIVNVQRGGPSTGQPTSASQGDMMQCRWGSHGDYEVIALAPSSVQEMYDFTIMAFNYAEKYRIPVFVMADEIVGHMREKVILHDNIEIIERKKPEEKPCKNPYPFDVDVPPMPVFGEGYNVHITGLTHDERGYPDVSAETHDRLVRRIVNKIRKNKDDIVKWEGEHLDAEIMFVCYGTPSRTVKHAVRNLRDKGLDVGYLRLITVYPFPDELLKSLKADKVIVPEMNLGQIYYEVERCCKNSEVILVDKIGGELHRPEELEKAVSVT